The following are encoded together in the Gammaproteobacteria bacterium genome:
- a CDS encoding TonB-dependent receptor plug domain-containing protein, giving the protein MLKRSTVTRAVALAISVSVAPSAFAVDGEADNDAQSENDLNSDQSNEIEHVIVTGQKTEKGITRAFKTPELLIDVPNSLSVVTAERIEEQGFRGIGDLLQYTPGVTVGQGEGQRDQITIRGQNTQADFFIDGLRDDAEYFRPFYNVERVEVLRGSNALIFGRGGAGGVINRVSKTPVYDEEFSDVSASINSF; this is encoded by the coding sequence ATGCTTAAACGAAGTACTGTCACCCGCGCTGTGGCATTAGCGATTTCTGTATCTGTAGCCCCGTCAGCATTTGCCGTGGATGGAGAGGCGGATAATGACGCACAAAGCGAGAATGACTTAAATAGTGATCAGTCCAATGAAATTGAGCACGTTATTGTCACTGGGCAAAAGACTGAGAAAGGCATTACCCGAGCCTTTAAAACGCCTGAATTATTGATTGATGTTCCTAACTCTCTATCTGTTGTTACGGCTGAACGGATCGAAGAGCAGGGTTTTCGAGGTATTGGTGATCTGCTGCAGTACACGCCAGGTGTAACTGTCGGTCAAGGGGAAGGTCAGAGGGATCAGATTACGATTCGTGGTCAGAATACGCAGGCAGACTTCTTTATAGATGGCTTACGCGACGATGCTGAATACTTTCGCCCCTTCTATAATGTGGAGCGTGTTGAGGTGTTGCGTGGCTCCAATGCCCTTATTTTCGGCCGCGGTGGTGCTGGTGGCGTTATCAACCGTGTAAGCAAAACACCCGTCTATGACGAAGAATTTAGTGACGTGTCTGCCAGTATAAATAGTTTC
- the fur gene encoding ferric iron uptake transcriptional regulator, producing MSSSELKNAGLKATLPRIKILEIMQKNRANHMRAEEVYQALRDEGEDVGLATVYRVLTQFEDAGLVIRHHFEGGHAVFEINEGHHHDHLVCVKSGKVIEFTDPIIEERQKVIAKEHGFKMTDHTLIIYGVSAEHQEAED from the coding sequence ATGAGCTCTTCAGAGTTAAAAAACGCTGGCCTTAAGGCCACACTACCGCGCATCAAAATTCTTGAAATCATGCAAAAGAACCGCGCGAACCATATGCGTGCGGAAGAAGTCTATCAGGCTTTGCGTGACGAGGGCGAAGATGTAGGGTTAGCCACGGTTTATCGTGTTTTAACCCAATTCGAAGATGCCGGTTTAGTGATCCGCCATCATTTCGAAGGCGGTCATGCCGTGTTTGAGATTAATGAGGGTCACCATCATGACCACCTGGTTTGTGTTAAAAGTGGCAAAGTTATTGAGTTCACCGACCCCATTATTGAAGAACGCCAAAAGGTCATTGCCAAAGAGCATGGTTTTAAAATGACCGATCACACCCTCATTATCTATGGTGTATCCGCAGAACACCAAGAAGCTGAAGACTAG